From the Bremerella alba genome, one window contains:
- a CDS encoding tetratricopeptide repeat protein, with product MPIPETIDHSANRWKWIAIVAIPLLVLAVYHRTFTYPFHFDGQVNIQSNESYQTLSWENFPRTPRSLVNLTWRLNYFADGGTLLGYHLVNISIHIAASLLLFGFISQTLRLPKIPERYRDHATLLAAGVALLWAVHPLQTQSVTYIVQRYESLMGMFFLLSLFCFIRGFTSKYHAAWYLGSVVACFASALSKEVAVAIPLVVLWYDRAFLAQSWLDLIRNRWPVYMGLFAAWLILAQLALVPLTTHNEHGTVLVHEVDFSAEEPIRTLVGPKEYLYSQAHAIPFYLQLTILPMGQSLDHSWRATYSLSEAIWPGIIVVAALGLTIWCIFRAPCWSFVGASFFLILAPTSSILPIQDIVFEHRMYLPLAAVITLIVLGIYEGLWLTQPMQASDSSHLSAWQSLIVLIVVLIAVYGGVTIARNEVYRDGNSMWSDVLAKNPNNPRAYHGIAHAYITQGDWAKAIPYLEKTIELHPEYQFNGGYADRFRKGATKAIEMGDVPLALQLLDLTIKMNPEEAEGYILMANLLQHENRRQAVALLQLAIRRDPQNAEAQQLLKQLTQ from the coding sequence ATGCCGATACCAGAAACGATCGACCATTCCGCTAACCGCTGGAAATGGATTGCCATTGTGGCGATCCCTCTTCTCGTACTAGCCGTATATCATCGCACTTTCACGTACCCGTTTCATTTCGATGGCCAGGTCAACATACAATCGAATGAAAGTTATCAAACACTCAGCTGGGAAAATTTCCCCAGGACGCCGCGTTCGCTAGTTAACCTGACGTGGCGACTAAACTATTTTGCCGACGGTGGTACGCTCCTCGGCTACCACCTTGTAAATATCTCTATCCACATCGCAGCGAGTCTGCTGCTATTTGGTTTTATTTCTCAAACACTGAGATTGCCTAAGATCCCTGAGCGATATCGCGATCACGCGACCCTGCTGGCAGCCGGCGTGGCTCTCTTGTGGGCAGTCCACCCGCTGCAAACTCAGTCGGTCACCTATATTGTTCAGCGATACGAATCGCTGATGGGGATGTTCTTTCTACTATCGCTTTTTTGCTTCATCCGAGGCTTCACCTCGAAATATCATGCCGCTTGGTATCTTGGCAGCGTAGTCGCCTGTTTTGCTTCCGCGCTGAGCAAGGAGGTGGCAGTGGCCATCCCCTTAGTGGTTCTCTGGTACGATCGCGCTTTCTTAGCCCAGTCTTGGCTTGATTTGATCCGCAACCGATGGCCTGTTTACATGGGCTTGTTTGCTGCTTGGTTAATTCTCGCTCAGCTCGCTCTGGTTCCCCTTACAACTCACAACGAACATGGGACCGTGCTTGTTCATGAAGTGGACTTCTCGGCAGAGGAACCGATTCGCACCCTCGTCGGCCCGAAAGAATATCTGTACAGCCAAGCTCACGCGATTCCGTTCTATCTTCAGCTCACAATCTTGCCGATGGGGCAATCGCTCGATCACAGTTGGCGTGCTACGTATTCGCTGTCCGAAGCAATCTGGCCAGGTATCATTGTGGTAGCCGCTCTGGGACTAACCATTTGGTGTATATTTCGTGCTCCCTGCTGGAGTTTTGTGGGCGCCAGCTTCTTTTTAATTCTCGCACCGACATCAAGCATTCTTCCGATCCAAGACATCGTCTTCGAACATCGGATGTATCTCCCACTAGCGGCCGTGATAACACTGATCGTGCTAGGAATCTATGAAGGCCTCTGGCTGACGCAACCCATGCAAGCATCTGATTCTTCGCACTTGTCGGCGTGGCAATCGCTGATCGTTCTGATTGTCGTTCTGATTGCTGTTTATGGCGGAGTTACGATCGCTAGAAATGAGGTCTACCGAGATGGCAATTCGATGTGGAGCGACGTACTAGCAAAGAATCCAAACAATCCACGGGCCTATCATGGCATTGCCCACGCCTATATCACGCAGGGAGATTGGGCGAAGGCTATTCCATACCTCGAAAAAACCATCGAACTTCATCCCGAGTACCAGTTCAATGGAGGTTACGCCGATAGGTTTAGAAAGGGTGCCACAAAGGCGATCGAAATGGGCGACGTACCCTTGGCACTGCAACTGCTTGACTTGACAATTAAGATGAACCCAGAAGAGGCCGAAGGCTATATCCTGATGGCGAACCTTTTGCAGCACGAGAATAGGCGACAAGCGGTTGCTCTCCTACAGTTAGCGATTCGGCGGGATCCACAGAATGCCGAAGCCCAACAACTACTCAAGCAGTTGACGCAGTAG
- a CDS encoding tetratricopeptide repeat protein translates to MVSKEVAVALPILLLWYDRTFISPSWKELVRSHFPLYVAALCTWLVFLPFANQSEQKLKADNVAYVVETSIVDGHVQERAITAWDYLLRQPQAILLYLRLVFFPYGQSLDHGWRATTTLVEAVLPGLLIFLLLGATIWSTVHYPRFGFLGGWFFLILAPTSSILPIKDVAVEHRMYLPSAAVLAFLILVVFEGLCRRYGSSKHSISQVRRGVLISGVAVALIFSGVTLVRNEVYRSKLGLWTDVTSKAPEYARGYYGLARAHIDLKQFEPAIASLQRAIELDPRYTDAYVSLGRIVHASQPEYATQLFTAAVKVDPNSSEAHSNLGAMLTEKMPKLALVHYQQAIHLNEENADAHNNIANLFARRGQFSEAVRHYEAALSIRPDFDQAAMNLETVRHLAIARDQEQVNPN, encoded by the coding sequence ATGGTCAGCAAAGAAGTAGCAGTCGCCTTACCGATTCTCTTACTATGGTACGACCGAACATTTATTTCACCTTCGTGGAAGGAATTGGTTCGCAGCCATTTCCCACTCTACGTCGCTGCCCTGTGTACTTGGCTGGTATTTTTACCTTTCGCCAATCAATCTGAACAAAAGCTAAAAGCTGATAACGTTGCTTACGTCGTCGAGACCTCGATTGTAGATGGACATGTTCAAGAACGGGCGATCACTGCTTGGGATTATCTCTTACGCCAACCTCAAGCCATTTTGCTCTACCTCCGGCTTGTATTTTTTCCGTATGGACAATCGCTTGACCACGGCTGGAGGGCAACAACAACCCTTGTCGAAGCCGTATTGCCGGGGCTATTAATCTTTCTTCTCTTGGGAGCCACGATCTGGTCGACGGTTCATTACCCACGATTTGGTTTTCTGGGGGGATGGTTCTTTCTAATATTGGCTCCGACCTCAAGCATTTTGCCGATCAAAGATGTTGCCGTCGAACATCGTATGTACTTACCGTCCGCAGCCGTGCTTGCGTTTTTGATACTGGTAGTGTTTGAAGGGCTTTGTCGTCGCTATGGTTCGAGTAAGCATTCCATATCCCAAGTGCGTCGCGGAGTGCTTATTTCAGGAGTTGCAGTTGCGTTGATATTTAGTGGCGTCACGCTGGTGCGCAACGAGGTTTATCGCTCGAAGCTTGGCCTCTGGACAGATGTGACATCGAAGGCCCCTGAATACGCACGTGGGTACTATGGGCTGGCAAGAGCGCATATTGATCTGAAACAATTTGAGCCTGCGATTGCTTCTTTGCAGCGAGCCATCGAGTTAGATCCCAGGTACACGGATGCCTACGTATCGCTGGGTAGAATAGTCCATGCAAGTCAACCAGAGTATGCAACTCAGCTATTCACAGCTGCCGTAAAAGTGGATCCCAATTCTTCGGAAGCCCATAGCAATCTGGGGGCAATGCTCACGGAAAAGATGCCGAAACTGGCACTGGTGCATTACCAACAGGCCATTCACTTGAATGAAGAAAATGCCGATGCTCACAACAACATCGCTAATCTGTTCGCTCGACGAGGACAATTTTCGGAAGCGGTCCGCCATTATGAAGCCGCACTTTCAATTCGGCCCGACTTCGACCAGGCTGCCATGAACCTCGAAACGGTACGTCATCTAGCCATCGCTCGGGATCAAGAACAAGTAAACCCGAACTAG
- a CDS encoding DUF368 domain-containing protein codes for MAPLKINGIRHFLCGIAMGAADAVPGISGGTVALVLGIYRRLVDAVSQVNVEAFQLLWKRQWRTLAERFDFWFLLVLLGGIACGLLTFVVILHELIGEAGHPASTRPLVYAVFFGAIVASGFLVGKMVRPANANHAILCVILASVGAAFAWWLTGLPALEAFSSAPSPFISFLLGAIAICAMILPGLSGSYLLLVFGAYHYFSGVPKALAKGQIVVGDLFAFVCFAVGCLVGLLSFSKVLKWLLHQHEAVTLSVMGGFMIGALRKLWPWQGDEVETPFANESAICFGLMVLAAIVVIVIDFLARPNVEEQIEADHSSQRAS; via the coding sequence ATGGCACCCTTGAAGATCAACGGAATTCGACATTTTCTCTGCGGTATCGCCATGGGAGCTGCTGACGCGGTACCAGGAATTTCAGGGGGGACGGTCGCATTGGTGCTTGGTATCTACCGTCGCTTAGTGGACGCAGTCAGCCAGGTGAACGTAGAAGCGTTCCAATTGCTGTGGAAGCGTCAATGGCGAACATTGGCTGAGCGATTCGATTTCTGGTTTCTGTTGGTGCTGCTGGGGGGAATTGCTTGCGGCCTACTTACCTTCGTAGTGATATTGCACGAGCTCATCGGAGAGGCAGGGCATCCGGCTTCGACGCGGCCTTTAGTTTATGCAGTTTTTTTCGGCGCCATCGTCGCCTCTGGCTTTCTTGTCGGCAAGATGGTTCGGCCGGCCAACGCTAACCACGCGATACTATGTGTGATACTCGCATCAGTCGGCGCCGCATTCGCTTGGTGGTTGACCGGACTTCCGGCACTCGAGGCTTTCAGCTCGGCCCCTAGCCCCTTCATCTCTTTTCTATTGGGGGCGATCGCGATCTGTGCGATGATTTTGCCTGGTCTCAGTGGTTCTTATTTACTTTTGGTCTTTGGTGCTTACCACTATTTTAGTGGTGTTCCCAAGGCATTGGCAAAAGGGCAGATTGTCGTTGGGGATCTGTTTGCATTTGTCTGCTTTGCCGTGGGATGCCTGGTGGGGCTGCTTTCGTTCAGCAAGGTTCTCAAGTGGCTATTACATCAGCATGAAGCCGTTACACTTTCGGTGATGGGTGGTTTCATGATCGGAGCGTTGCGCAAGCTCTGGCCATGGCAAGGAGACGAAGTGGAAACGCCTTTTGCCAATGAGTCTGCAATTTGCTTCGGCTTAATGGTGTTGGCGGCAATCGTTGTTATCGTAATAGACTTCTTGGCCCGCCCGAATGTTGAAGAGCAAATCGAAGCGGATCATTCCAGCCAGCGGGCATCGTGA
- a CDS encoding MBL fold metallo-hydrolase RNA specificity domain-containing protein — MDRGLFLLPSRIALDVTRRQAIGFISHAHMDHAAHHAMALCTEPTARLVRYRLGDVSTKIMPLGEAIEIAGLKLTAHSAGHILGSAMVYAEHDKGTVLYTGDFRLGPSATAEEAQLRSADYLIMECTFGHPNYRLPPRDTVIEMLLEKVHEAFRRGATPVISAYVLGKSQEVTKILTSNGIPVLQHPDIYAISQIYQEAGCDLGDCRPYQGRPVPGCVVIVPPKPITPGGLPGAVHVEKFHVTGWAFDPRRRRNAPQDHWIPLSDHADFDQLIRAVEEVEAKTVFCTHGPKSFVEELKSRGHDARWLE, encoded by the coding sequence ATGGATCGTGGACTTTTCCTGCTTCCTTCCCGCATTGCTCTCGATGTGACACGACGTCAGGCCATTGGGTTTATTTCTCACGCCCACATGGATCATGCCGCCCACCACGCCATGGCCCTGTGTACCGAACCGACAGCAAGACTCGTTCGTTATCGTTTGGGAGATGTTTCCACCAAGATCATGCCGTTGGGAGAAGCGATCGAAATTGCCGGCCTTAAACTCACGGCACACTCTGCTGGTCATATCTTGGGTTCTGCTATGGTCTACGCAGAACACGACAAGGGAACGGTGCTTTACACCGGAGACTTCCGACTAGGACCTTCGGCGACGGCGGAAGAAGCCCAACTTCGGTCGGCGGACTACTTAATTATGGAGTGTACCTTCGGCCATCCGAATTACCGACTGCCGCCCCGGGACACTGTGATTGAGATGCTTTTGGAAAAGGTCCATGAAGCCTTCCGCCGTGGAGCAACGCCGGTTATCTCGGCTTACGTGCTGGGTAAGTCTCAAGAGGTCACCAAGATCTTGACGTCCAACGGCATCCCTGTCCTTCAGCATCCAGACATTTATGCGATCAGCCAGATCTATCAAGAGGCTGGCTGTGACTTGGGCGATTGTCGACCTTACCAGGGGCGGCCTGTCCCAGGCTGTGTCGTGATCGTTCCCCCGAAACCAATAACGCCGGGGGGATTACCTGGTGCCGTCCACGTTGAAAAGTTCCATGTTACCGGCTGGGCCTTCGATCCTCGACGAAGGCGAAATGCCCCCCAGGATCACTGGATTCCACTCTCCGACCACGCGGACTTCGATCAACTAATTCGAGCCGTTGAAGAAGTTGAAGCGAAGACTGTCTTTTGCACACATGGCCCGAAAAGCTTTGTTGAGGAACTCAAGAGCCGGGGTCACGATGCCCGCTGGCTGGAATGA